In Streptomyces sp. NBC_01707, a genomic segment contains:
- a CDS encoding cold-shock protein: MASGTVKWFNAEKGFGFIAQDGGGPDVFAHYSNINASGFRELQEGQAVTFDITQGQKGPQAENITAA; encoded by the coding sequence ATGGCCAGCGGAACCGTCAAGTGGTTCAACGCCGAAAAGGGTTTCGGCTTCATCGCGCAGGACGGCGGCGGGCCGGATGTCTTCGCGCACTACTCCAACATCAACGCTTCTGGCTTCCGTGAGCTCCAGGAGGGCCAGGCCGTGACCTTCGACATCACTCAGGGCCAGAAGGGCCCGCAGGCTGAGAACATCACGGCCGCCTGA
- the mobF gene encoding MobF family relaxase: MTAKGLTAKNYRYYRRNIAAGDGALGSEPTVSSGTPGVPPGVWHGRSAQALGLSGVVSEPQMRALYGLGMHPDAERIVARALGDGDTSKQALRAARLGPAVPQLSELSALDEEIEEVLQHAAEQLCRPLTKAETRHLRMRTAARAFEAEYHRPPADGAELGRFLAARTGAQRHARTGFDLTFASEELSLLFALGGPEVRWIVLEVLAQARGETVAWLEENALAVRTGPGGIAQQRAVPGLLATVYLHYESRAGDPMLHEHVVISPRVKGPDDRWRNLDSRLLCREVVAASELFNQRALELVCARLGLTAEEVEVTPGQRPVMRIVGIDRRIRSEFSQRATVVRTMAEMLFDDYRRRYGREPGPSTRPRLQQRATLLTRPPKGKARSLDDLLAAWRTRAIAATSRATVDNLLATAKAAATQQHPHPDVDPEIAAAEVLAAVSERRTTFRRRHVLAEARRYLMRTFGGATAPADLADHITDRVLANGDCLDITPPEINPTHPDLVRPDGSSVYRPIGSAAYTTHSLLGAENRLLAAARTHVIPPVGRGTFHRVAALHRGPMDAGQRELARSFALSDQLLLAGLGPAGAGKTTAMRLVARAMDASGGRLIPLAPSSRAAKVLGADLNRRAHTLHSWLHQRGRAADGKEVGKDFQLRRGDVVLVDEAGMAGTLLLDRILADAASVGAVVRLLGDPHQLAAVEAGGALRLIARAGGTVELDRLHRFRVPGEADASLALRDGDNHREAFTWYRDKGRIVAGSYEVMCDAVFDAWAKDCGKGLNSLMTAADTATVTALNRRAQAWHIAAGDVDTRRSVALRAGQQAHVGDVIVTRLNRRRMTLRGGRDFVKNGDTWTVQTITADGDVVVRHTGHRGRIRLPANYVAAQCELGYASTIHRSQGMTVDTSHALASTRSNREGVYVQLTRGARTNRLYVAVEDGDRLDQVLALIAARRSAQLSATASIAALQREVSAPGQLCAEFADVAERATTARLTGVLETVLGADRAAAFMAADAYPALIRALSDAERVGFALPRLLERTAYRRGFADADDMAAVLAWRLRERLADAATAQKESRTRPLAELSLHQLDALARLAADHRAMAREELKAADAAITQLPTPVTTRAGHTHPAWPDRPLGPMTRSELAAQTATIRTQIGRAQASRTPLSPAARQMIAALTHESQLRRNLRWREQAREDFQREPSANRPPTRTQSLTDSRDSVAQRRAATAQRLHAAKTALARANGVVDKIAAELRLRDRLPDHLPHRPDHRGEIPDWVADRHALTHPATPEHWRHHLAERHRILGRSLTDRGHQLAAAPPSWARPLGPPPPHTAPLRRTRWATTCALVELWRTRHAITAVPGLGPRPADPDDAFAWDDLDARVRALTGRRRPVQLPPREAPASVVLEAAHGHLDTPPDSGALPDHQALRDPGGIAPLNLAALDARLARKALAAVLNGDTVPEPWMEEITAPGEDDEDEQRTYTKLLTAISDYRRRHRAGPEALGPRPQGLGSEEWDHLTDAIDLYTRARVERRLEQMRARTAASRAAVLPPTSPLHQPPAPGTHRPNHRSPNR; the protein is encoded by the coding sequence ATGACGGCGAAGGGGCTTACGGCCAAGAACTACCGCTATTACCGGCGCAATATTGCGGCGGGCGACGGCGCTCTGGGAAGCGAGCCGACGGTGTCCTCGGGCACTCCCGGCGTTCCGCCGGGGGTGTGGCACGGCCGGTCCGCCCAGGCGCTTGGGCTGTCGGGAGTGGTGAGCGAGCCGCAGATGCGCGCGTTGTACGGCCTGGGCATGCACCCTGATGCGGAGAGGATCGTGGCCCGGGCGCTGGGTGACGGCGACACGTCCAAGCAGGCTCTCAGGGCGGCCCGGCTCGGCCCGGCAGTGCCGCAACTGTCCGAGCTCTCCGCTCTGGACGAGGAGATCGAGGAGGTCCTGCAGCACGCCGCGGAGCAGCTGTGCCGGCCGCTGACGAAGGCCGAGACACGGCACTTGCGGATGCGGACCGCGGCGCGTGCGTTCGAGGCCGAGTACCACCGCCCGCCGGCCGACGGCGCCGAGCTCGGCCGCTTCCTCGCCGCTCGTACCGGCGCGCAGCGTCATGCCCGGACCGGCTTCGACCTGACGTTTGCCTCGGAGGAGTTGTCTCTGCTGTTCGCCCTGGGCGGCCCGGAGGTGCGGTGGATCGTCCTTGAGGTCCTGGCGCAGGCCCGCGGTGAGACGGTGGCGTGGCTGGAGGAGAATGCCCTCGCCGTGCGTACCGGGCCGGGCGGTATCGCCCAGCAGCGGGCCGTGCCGGGGCTGCTGGCGACGGTCTACCTCCACTACGAATCGCGTGCCGGTGACCCGATGCTCCACGAGCACGTGGTCATCAGCCCCCGTGTCAAAGGCCCGGACGACCGGTGGCGCAACCTCGACTCCCGGCTCCTGTGCCGTGAGGTGGTCGCGGCCAGCGAGCTGTTCAACCAGCGGGCCCTCGAGCTGGTCTGCGCCCGCCTGGGCCTTACCGCCGAGGAGGTCGAGGTCACCCCGGGACAGCGCCCTGTGATGAGAATCGTGGGCATCGACCGCCGGATCCGGTCGGAGTTCTCGCAACGGGCCACCGTCGTACGGACCATGGCCGAGATGCTCTTCGACGACTACCGGCGCCGCTACGGACGCGAACCGGGCCCGTCCACACGCCCGCGCCTGCAGCAGCGGGCGACCCTGCTGACCCGCCCGCCCAAAGGCAAGGCCCGCTCTTTGGACGACCTCCTGGCCGCGTGGCGGACCCGGGCGATCGCCGCCACCAGCCGCGCAACCGTCGACAACCTGCTCGCCACCGCCAAGGCCGCCGCCACACAACAGCACCCCCACCCGGACGTCGATCCCGAGATCGCGGCCGCCGAGGTCCTCGCCGCGGTCAGCGAACGCCGCACCACTTTCCGCCGCCGTCACGTCCTGGCCGAGGCACGCCGCTACCTGATGCGCACCTTCGGCGGTGCCACGGCCCCGGCTGACCTGGCCGACCACATCACCGACCGGGTGCTCGCGAACGGCGACTGCCTGGACATCACCCCACCCGAGATCAACCCCACCCACCCGGACCTGGTCCGGCCGGACGGCAGCAGTGTGTACCGGCCCATCGGGTCGGCCGCCTACACCACCCACTCGCTGCTGGGTGCCGAGAACCGGCTGCTGGCCGCCGCCCGCACCCACGTCATCCCACCCGTCGGGCGCGGCACCTTCCACCGGGTCGCTGCCCTGCACCGCGGCCCGATGGATGCCGGGCAGCGTGAACTGGCCCGCTCCTTCGCGTTGTCCGACCAGCTGCTCCTCGCGGGCCTCGGTCCCGCTGGTGCCGGGAAGACCACGGCGATGCGGCTCGTGGCCCGGGCGATGGACGCCTCCGGAGGCCGCCTGATCCCGCTCGCACCCTCGTCCCGTGCCGCGAAGGTACTCGGCGCAGACCTGAACCGGCGCGCCCACACCCTGCACTCCTGGCTCCATCAGCGCGGCCGCGCGGCCGACGGCAAGGAGGTCGGCAAGGACTTCCAGCTCCGGCGCGGGGATGTCGTCCTGGTCGACGAGGCGGGCATGGCCGGCACGCTGCTGCTGGACCGGATCCTCGCCGACGCGGCATCCGTCGGCGCCGTGGTGCGGCTGCTCGGCGACCCGCACCAGCTCGCTGCTGTCGAGGCCGGGGGAGCGCTGCGGCTCATCGCCCGGGCGGGCGGCACGGTCGAGCTCGACCGCCTGCACCGCTTCCGGGTCCCCGGCGAGGCCGACGCCTCCCTCGCGCTGCGCGACGGCGACAACCACCGGGAGGCGTTCACCTGGTACCGGGACAAGGGGCGGATCGTCGCCGGCAGCTACGAGGTGATGTGCGACGCGGTCTTCGACGCCTGGGCCAAAGACTGCGGCAAGGGCCTCAACTCGTTGATGACGGCCGCCGACACGGCGACGGTCACCGCCCTCAACCGGCGCGCCCAGGCCTGGCACATCGCCGCCGGTGACGTCGACACCCGCCGGTCGGTTGCCCTGCGTGCCGGGCAGCAGGCTCATGTCGGCGACGTCATCGTCACCCGCCTGAACCGGCGCCGTATGACGCTGCGCGGCGGCCGGGACTTCGTGAAGAACGGCGACACCTGGACCGTCCAGACCATCACCGCCGATGGTGATGTCGTGGTCCGGCACACCGGGCACCGCGGCCGTATCCGGCTGCCCGCAAACTACGTCGCCGCGCAGTGCGAGCTCGGCTACGCGAGCACGATCCACCGCTCCCAGGGCATGACGGTCGACACCTCGCACGCGCTGGCGTCGACGCGCTCGAACCGGGAGGGCGTCTATGTGCAGCTGACGCGCGGGGCCCGCACCAACCGGCTCTACGTCGCGGTCGAGGACGGCGACCGGCTCGACCAGGTGCTGGCCTTGATTGCCGCCCGGCGCAGTGCCCAGCTGTCGGCGACCGCGTCGATCGCCGCCCTGCAAAGAGAGGTCAGCGCCCCAGGTCAGCTGTGCGCGGAGTTCGCCGACGTCGCCGAGCGCGCCACGACCGCCCGCCTGACGGGCGTCCTCGAAACCGTTCTCGGTGCCGACCGGGCTGCTGCGTTCATGGCCGCCGACGCCTACCCGGCCCTGATCCGCGCGCTGAGCGACGCCGAACGCGTTGGGTTCGCCCTGCCCCGGCTCCTTGAGCGCACGGCCTACCGGCGTGGTTTCGCGGACGCCGACGACATGGCCGCGGTCCTTGCCTGGCGGCTACGCGAGCGCCTGGCGGATGCCGCCACGGCCCAGAAGGAGAGCCGCACCCGCCCGTTGGCCGAGCTCTCGCTGCACCAACTCGACGCCCTGGCCCGGCTCGCCGCCGACCACCGGGCCATGGCGCGCGAGGAGCTGAAGGCAGCCGACGCCGCCATAACCCAGCTGCCCACCCCCGTCACTACCCGCGCCGGCCACACCCATCCAGCCTGGCCCGACCGTCCGCTGGGGCCCATGACCCGCAGCGAACTCGCCGCCCAGACGGCCACCATCCGCACACAGATCGGCCGCGCACAGGCCAGCCGCACCCCGCTGTCACCGGCGGCCCGGCAGATGATCGCAGCCCTCACCCACGAGTCACAGCTGCGCCGCAACCTGCGCTGGCGCGAACAGGCACGCGAAGACTTCCAGCGCGAACCAAGCGCCAATCGCCCGCCCACCCGCACCCAGTCCCTGACCGACAGCCGGGACAGTGTCGCCCAGCGACGTGCGGCGACCGCGCAGCGACTGCACGCCGCGAAGACCGCACTCGCCCGCGCCAATGGCGTCGTCGACAAGATCGCCGCCGAACTCCGCCTGCGCGACCGGCTCCCCGACCACCTTCCACACCGTCCCGATCACCGCGGCGAGATCCCCGACTGGGTCGCCGACCGCCACGCCCTCACCCACCCGGCAACGCCCGAGCACTGGCGCCACCATCTTGCCGAGCGCCACCGCATCCTTGGCCGCTCGCTGACCGACCGCGGACACCAACTGGCCGCCGCACCGCCGTCCTGGGCCCGACCGCTGGGACCACCCCCACCCCACACCGCGCCGCTGCGCCGCACGAGGTGGGCCACGACCTGCGCCCTGGTGGAACTGTGGCGCACCCGCCACGCCATCACCGCGGTGCCCGGTCTGGGCCCCCGGCCGGCCGACCCGGACGACGCCTTCGCCTGGGACGACCTCGACGCCCGCGTCCGCGCACTGACCGGACGCCGCCGCCCGGTGCAGCTGCCGCCCCGCGAGGCACCCGCCTCGGTCGTCCTGGAAGCAGCCCATGGCCACCTCGACACCCCGCCCGACTCCGGGGCTCTGCCCGATCACCAGGCGCTGCGCGACCCCGGCGGTATCGCCCCGCTCAACCTGGCTGCCCTCGACGCGCGCCTCGCCCGGAAGGCTCTGGCCGCCGTCCTCAATGGGGACACCGTGCCGGAGCCGTGGATGGAGGAGATCACCGCCCCGGGTGAGGACGACGAAGACGAGCAGCGCACCTACACGAAACTGCTCACGGCCATCAGCGACTACCGCCGCCGCCACCGGGCCGGTCCCGAGGCCCTCGGGCCGCGCCCCCAAGGCCTCGGCAGTGAGGAGTGGGACCACCTCACCGATGCCATCGATCTGTACACCCGCGCCCGCGTCGAACGCCGTCTGGAACAGATGCGTGCCCGCACCGCCGCCTCCCGCGCCGCCGTTCTGCCGCCCACCTCGCCGCTGCACCAACCACCGGCACCCGGCACCCACCGCCCCAACCACCGTTCCCCGAACCGCTGA
- a CDS encoding DUF262 domain-containing protein — translation MTGYAWQVRGGCVGADEIRSQGFNLNELFRDVTYEIDYYQRDYTWGVEEVRTLLRDLCDSFKHWLGDSAYRRRPHTAPQYFLGPFVYHEPSRKCRFLVDGQQRFVTLHLLFLQLRLSAQEAGDTHTVDQLNRVITTDGKHFSVGIADHDPVLQAVSEGRKYEAGAGDSLSRRNLWARGEQIESQLAEELDAEELHPFTEWLLTRVVLVGIRAAGPDHGYRMFETMNDRGARLTAVDLLKSHLLSNVGSAEDQLNTQWQEMLRELSTDRDDPQAASRFIKAYLLARCAREDCDEDRRQITTNLNVWVRHNAEYLGLTRGRPDHFLNFVQNLLKTARLYRPVLAATRTLKMDGDRLETVLFNERNGLGVQSVAVLAAIDPDDRPTDAKDKGRLVASYIDRWYALRILQDLPVQSADADALVHTELLLLLRGCRTVADVASTLGDLAQHNGNPVREAITLGLRGNNAHQIRYLLARATAYADEACKKPFDILAYLDRDQFHIEHLWANHHHRVAGDIPDPVVFRSRRNQLGGLGLLRGRENSSINDLPFRDKNRLYARNNVLLGVMAPEYDHRNPELRDFIKAHQLDKHMRAFGPRETMTTVIETRQELYLRLFEYIWKPERLGLPVPTAVAPPERDASQPIARPRQAPPRRRAAYGRRTDVARMIDAQVLKAGTRIVLTYRSTEHWATIDANGGIILTATGGTPYGRVDEAGAVARGTKTCQGMNEWHVEDENGVRVSLRTVRDRAAAAGAL, via the coding sequence ATGACGGGATATGCCTGGCAGGTGAGGGGTGGTTGTGTGGGGGCGGACGAGATCAGGTCTCAGGGCTTCAACCTGAATGAGCTATTCCGTGACGTGACGTACGAGATCGACTACTACCAGCGTGACTACACCTGGGGTGTGGAAGAAGTCCGCACCCTGTTGCGGGACTTGTGTGATTCGTTCAAGCACTGGTTGGGCGACTCCGCGTACCGGCGCCGCCCGCACACCGCGCCGCAGTACTTCCTCGGCCCCTTCGTTTACCACGAGCCGTCGAGGAAGTGCCGCTTCCTCGTCGACGGTCAGCAGCGCTTCGTTACTTTGCACCTGCTCTTTTTGCAGCTGAGACTGTCGGCTCAGGAGGCCGGTGATACGCACACGGTCGACCAACTCAACCGTGTCATCACGACCGACGGGAAGCACTTCAGCGTCGGCATCGCCGACCACGACCCCGTCCTGCAAGCCGTCAGCGAGGGCCGCAAATACGAGGCCGGCGCGGGGGACTCCCTCTCCCGCCGCAACCTGTGGGCACGCGGCGAGCAGATCGAATCCCAGCTCGCCGAGGAACTCGACGCGGAGGAACTCCACCCCTTCACCGAGTGGCTCCTGACACGGGTGGTCCTGGTGGGCATCCGCGCGGCCGGCCCCGACCACGGATACCGCATGTTCGAGACGATGAATGACCGCGGCGCCCGCCTCACCGCCGTCGACCTCCTCAAGAGCCATCTGCTGTCCAACGTCGGCTCCGCTGAAGATCAGCTGAACACCCAGTGGCAGGAGATGCTGCGGGAACTCTCCACCGACCGCGATGACCCCCAGGCGGCATCCCGCTTCATCAAGGCATACCTCCTTGCCCGCTGCGCACGCGAGGACTGCGACGAGGACCGCCGCCAGATCACCACCAACCTCAACGTGTGGGTACGCCACAACGCGGAGTACCTCGGCTTGACCCGGGGACGCCCCGACCACTTCCTCAACTTCGTGCAGAATCTGCTGAAGACGGCCCGTCTGTACAGGCCCGTCCTCGCCGCCACCCGCACCCTGAAGATGGACGGTGACCGCCTGGAGACGGTGCTGTTCAACGAGCGCAACGGCCTCGGCGTCCAGTCCGTCGCCGTGCTCGCGGCCATCGACCCCGACGACCGGCCCACCGACGCCAAGGACAAAGGCCGCCTCGTCGCCTCCTACATCGACCGCTGGTACGCCCTGCGGATCCTGCAGGACCTGCCCGTCCAGTCCGCCGACGCCGACGCCCTGGTCCACACCGAACTGCTCCTCCTCCTGCGCGGCTGCCGCACCGTCGCCGACGTCGCCTCCACACTGGGCGACCTCGCCCAGCACAACGGGAACCCGGTGCGCGAAGCGATCACCCTGGGCCTGCGAGGCAACAACGCCCATCAGATCCGCTATCTCCTCGCCCGCGCCACCGCTTACGCCGACGAGGCCTGCAAAAAGCCCTTCGACATCCTCGCCTACCTCGACCGCGACCAGTTCCACATAGAACACCTGTGGGCCAACCACCACCATCGCGTCGCCGGTGACATCCCTGACCCGGTTGTCTTCCGCAGCCGCCGCAACCAACTCGGTGGCCTCGGCCTGCTGAGGGGCCGCGAGAACTCCAGCATCAATGACCTCCCCTTCCGCGACAAGAACCGCCTCTACGCCCGCAACAACGTCCTCCTGGGCGTCATGGCCCCTGAATACGATCACCGCAACCCTGAACTGCGCGACTTCATCAAGGCACACCAACTCGACAAGCACATGCGGGCCTTCGGGCCGAGAGAGACCATGACCACGGTCATCGAGACCCGGCAGGAGCTGTATCTGCGCCTGTTCGAATACATCTGGAAACCCGAACGCCTGGGGTTGCCCGTCCCTACTGCCGTTGCACCTCCGGAACGCGACGCCAGCCAGCCGATCGCACGTCCGCGCCAGGCCCCTCCGCGGCGCCGAGCGGCTTATGGTCGACGCACCGACGTGGCCAGGATGATCGACGCCCAAGTTCTGAAAGCCGGCACCCGGATCGTGCTCACCTACCGCTCCACCGAGCATTGGGCCACCATCGACGCGAACGGCGGCATCATCCTCACCGCGACCGGAGGCACCCCCTACGGCCGGGTCGACGAGGCCGGAGCCGTCGCCCGCGGCACCAAGACCTGCCAGGGCATGAACGAATGGCACGTCGAAGACGAGAACGGAGTACGTGTCAGCCTGCGCACTGTCCGTGACCGCGCAGCGGCGGCTGGCGCCCTGTAG